A window from Luteibacter flocculans encodes these proteins:
- a CDS encoding M35 family metallo-endopeptidase: MLYRTKRKKRAALCALFASLAWTQAHAEGRIEAVIRETTRAIGSEPVRVDVTFINRGDAPVFLHKPSTPFGRTDDGLPGNEFVITNETGDVLPYKGSGPGYWGPVRLSHFVVVPPGESVHKEVNLGREYDFSKGGRFKIRFFASLDREPDARAAPEEERRAFVRTSQTFVQSNEIEVRVNTPSAYMGPSPSVSDICSTEDMEKINETLPSAANASQSGYGFILSVYQVIKDPEGNFSYRYNAKPRFERWFGRPPEDAPLPDQSGWYESDSGNLKSALGATMSRLTLTGGSKITPRCGCDGFPSEVMAHAEDHSPYLIHFCPGFFRLPVNDPWVSRTSVIIHEVSHFYDRDSDGRSDYVYGKLNAEDLARDDRWKAVRNADNVEFFMMDTTPYND, from the coding sequence ATGCTTTATCGAACGAAACGCAAAAAGAGAGCCGCACTATGTGCGCTCTTCGCCAGCCTCGCCTGGACACAGGCACATGCAGAAGGCCGCATCGAGGCCGTTATCCGCGAAACGACCCGAGCCATCGGTAGTGAACCTGTACGCGTCGATGTCACCTTCATCAACCGGGGCGATGCGCCAGTCTTTCTCCATAAGCCGTCGACACCCTTCGGCAGAACGGATGACGGCCTTCCGGGCAATGAGTTTGTCATCACTAACGAAACGGGCGATGTGCTTCCTTACAAAGGGTCCGGCCCGGGCTATTGGGGTCCCGTCCGTCTCAGTCACTTTGTTGTCGTACCACCCGGCGAATCGGTGCATAAGGAAGTCAACCTGGGTCGCGAATACGATTTCAGCAAGGGTGGCCGCTTCAAGATACGGTTTTTCGCTTCGCTGGATCGGGAGCCAGATGCACGGGCAGCGCCGGAAGAAGAGCGTCGGGCATTCGTTCGAACCAGCCAGACCTTCGTGCAAAGCAATGAGATCGAGGTACGTGTCAACACCCCGTCTGCTTACATGGGTCCTTCCCCATCCGTGTCAGACATATGCTCGACTGAAGATATGGAAAAGATCAATGAAACCCTACCGAGTGCTGCAAACGCGTCGCAATCCGGGTATGGCTTCATATTATCCGTCTATCAGGTCATCAAAGACCCCGAGGGAAATTTCTCATATCGTTACAACGCTAAGCCGCGCTTTGAACGTTGGTTCGGCAGACCGCCCGAGGATGCGCCTCTTCCCGATCAATCGGGTTGGTACGAGAGCGATAGCGGCAATCTGAAATCAGCCCTGGGCGCCACGATGTCTCGGCTAACCCTGACAGGGGGAAGCAAGATAACTCCTCGATGTGGCTGCGATGGATTTCCGTCCGAGGTCATGGCACATGCTGAAGACCACAGCCCTTATCTGATTCACTTCTGTCCAGGTTTTTTTCGCCTTCCCGTCAACGATCCCTGGGTTAGCAGGACTAGCGTAATCATCCATGAGGTGAGCCACTTTTACGATCGAGACAGCGACGGTCGTAGCGACTACGTCTACGGCAAGCTAAACGCCGAAGACCTGGCGAGAGACGATCGCTGGAAGGCCGTGCGAAATGCAGACAACGTAGAGTTCTTCATGATGGACACCACTCCTTACAACGACTAG
- the prmB gene encoding 50S ribosomal protein L3 N(5)-glutamine methyltransferase: protein MTSELSSIIDFIRYGASRFSAAGLTFGHSHDNPIDEATHLVLAALHLPPDLPPAYGAGKLVAEEREAILALIEKRIEERVPVAYLVGETWFAGLKFKSDRRALVPRSPIAELIESGFTPWLDDRHVERALDLCTGSGCIGIAMAEYNPDWQVDLVDVSDDALSLANENIVFQHVEDRVRAVKSDLFAGVQGEVYDLIVSNPPYVTHAEYAAMPAEYSHEPVLGLTSGDDGLDITLRILDEAADHLSEDGLLIVEVGDSERALVELLPRVPFVWLEFKVGPMGIFALERRDLVEHAADIAALRAARN, encoded by the coding sequence GTGACCAGCGAACTGTCCTCCATCATCGATTTCATCCGCTACGGCGCCAGCCGCTTCTCGGCCGCCGGCCTGACCTTCGGGCACAGCCACGACAATCCGATCGACGAGGCCACGCACCTGGTCCTGGCGGCCCTGCATCTGCCGCCGGACCTGCCGCCTGCCTACGGCGCTGGCAAGCTCGTGGCCGAAGAGCGCGAGGCCATCCTTGCCCTGATCGAAAAGCGGATCGAGGAGCGCGTGCCGGTGGCGTACCTGGTCGGCGAGACCTGGTTCGCGGGCCTGAAGTTCAAGAGCGATCGCCGCGCCCTGGTGCCGCGCTCGCCCATCGCGGAACTGATCGAGAGCGGCTTTACGCCCTGGCTGGACGACCGCCACGTGGAACGCGCGCTGGACCTTTGCACGGGCTCGGGTTGCATCGGTATCGCCATGGCCGAGTACAACCCGGACTGGCAGGTCGATCTGGTCGACGTCAGTGACGACGCGCTGTCGCTCGCTAACGAGAACATCGTCTTCCAACATGTGGAAGATCGCGTGCGGGCGGTCAAGTCCGATCTCTTTGCCGGCGTGCAGGGCGAGGTCTACGACCTCATCGTCTCGAACCCGCCTTATGTGACGCATGCCGAATATGCCGCCATGCCGGCCGAATACAGCCATGAACCGGTCCTCGGTCTGACCTCCGGAGATGATGGACTGGACATCACCTTGCGCATCCTCGACGAGGCCGCCGATCACCTCAGTGAGGATGGCCTGCTGATCGTGGAAGTGGGCGACAGCGAGCGTGCGCTGGTGGAACTGCTGCCCCGCGTGCCCTTCGTGTGGCTCGAGTTCAAGGTGGGCCCGATGGGCATTTTCGCGCTGGAGCGGCGCGACCTCGTCGAACACGCCGCGGACATCGCCGCCCTTCGCGCCGCACGAAACTGA
- the aroC gene encoding chorismate synthase produces MSSNTFGKLLSVTTFGESHGPAIGCVVDGCPPGLALDAAEFRADLERRATGRSRHTSQRREADEIEILSGVYEGVTTGTPIALLIRNTDARSKDYGNILDTFRPGHADYTYAQKYGIRDPRGGGRSSARETTMRVAAGVIAKKWLAQRHGVSVRGHVAQIGELVPRGFDAHAIEDNPFFWPDAAQVPELESYMDALRKSGDSVGAKVTVIADGVPAGWGEPIYGKLDGELAAAMMSINAVKGVEIGDGFAAVAQRGTQHRDEMTADGFLSNHAGGILGGIASGQPIVVSMAFKPTSSILVPGRSVDRAGQPTEVVTKGRHDPCVGIRAVPIAEAMLALVLMDQALRHRAQCGDVGTVPPHIPGAVRSES; encoded by the coding sequence GTGTCCTCCAATACGTTCGGCAAGCTCCTCTCCGTCACTACCTTCGGCGAAAGCCACGGCCCGGCGATCGGGTGCGTGGTGGACGGTTGCCCGCCCGGGCTGGCGCTCGACGCGGCAGAATTCCGCGCCGACCTGGAACGCCGTGCTACCGGTCGCTCGCGGCACACCTCCCAGCGCAGGGAGGCCGACGAGATCGAGATCCTCTCCGGCGTGTACGAGGGCGTGACCACGGGTACGCCCATTGCCTTGCTGATCCGTAACACGGACGCGCGCTCCAAGGACTACGGCAACATTCTCGACACCTTCCGCCCCGGCCACGCCGATTACACGTACGCGCAGAAGTACGGTATTCGCGATCCACGCGGCGGCGGACGTTCCTCGGCGCGCGAAACCACAATGCGCGTGGCGGCCGGTGTCATCGCCAAGAAATGGCTCGCGCAGCGCCATGGCGTGTCCGTGCGCGGCCACGTGGCCCAGATCGGCGAACTCGTGCCGCGCGGCTTCGACGCCCATGCCATCGAGGACAATCCGTTCTTCTGGCCGGACGCGGCGCAGGTGCCGGAGCTGGAGTCGTACATGGATGCCTTGCGCAAGTCGGGCGATTCGGTCGGCGCGAAGGTCACCGTGATCGCCGACGGCGTGCCGGCCGGGTGGGGCGAGCCGATCTACGGCAAGCTCGACGGCGAACTCGCCGCGGCCATGATGTCCATCAACGCGGTGAAGGGCGTCGAGATCGGTGACGGATTTGCCGCGGTGGCGCAGCGTGGTACGCAGCACCGCGACGAGATGACCGCCGACGGATTTCTCTCCAACCACGCAGGCGGCATTCTCGGTGGCATCGCCTCCGGCCAGCCCATCGTGGTGTCGATGGCGTTCAAGCCCACTTCCAGCATCCTCGTGCCCGGACGCAGCGTCGATCGGGCCGGCCAGCCCACCGAGGTGGTGACCAAGGGGCGCCACGATCCCTGCGTCGGTATTCGTGCGGTGCCGATCGCCGAGGCCATGCTCGCGCTCGTGCTGATGGACCAGGCCCTGCGCCACCGCGCGCAGTGCGGCGACGTCGGCACCGTGCCCCCGCATATTCCCGGCGCGGTCCGGAGCGAGTCATGA
- a CDS encoding 2-hydroxyacid dehydrogenase, with protein MSKPRVWVSRPFFPDIVDRLRPFFEVDAESEEQRFSSADLATRLADADAAIVGLAERIDVAAIRQAKRLRFVANLGVGYNNLDIEALSAAGIGASNTPDVLNETVADYAWALMLAAARRVGEAERWLRAGQWHGSRFEGWLGTDVHGKTIGILGMGRIGQAIARRAAGFRARVIYHNRSRLPAAVEQACAATYVDKAQLLTEADHLILVVPYTPESHHAIGEAELQAMKRSATLVNVARGGVVDDVALARALARGTIAAAALDVFEGEPALHPSLLALDNIVLSPHIASASRDTRRDMAALAVDNVLAAFGHGPHAGRPPTILNPGVLADAS; from the coding sequence ATGAGCAAGCCCCGCGTCTGGGTATCCCGGCCTTTCTTTCCGGACATCGTCGATCGCTTGCGGCCCTTCTTCGAGGTGGACGCAGAGAGCGAAGAACAGCGCTTCTCGTCGGCCGACCTCGCGACACGGCTGGCCGATGCCGACGCCGCCATCGTGGGGCTCGCCGAGCGCATCGACGTCGCGGCGATCCGCCAGGCCAAGCGGCTGCGCTTCGTGGCGAACCTCGGCGTGGGCTACAACAACCTGGACATCGAGGCGCTCTCCGCGGCCGGGATCGGCGCGTCGAATACGCCCGATGTCCTCAACGAAACCGTGGCCGACTACGCCTGGGCGTTGATGCTCGCGGCAGCGCGCCGCGTGGGCGAGGCTGAGCGCTGGCTACGGGCGGGGCAGTGGCATGGCTCCCGTTTCGAAGGCTGGCTGGGTACCGACGTGCACGGCAAGACCATCGGCATCCTGGGCATGGGCCGTATCGGCCAGGCCATCGCGCGGCGCGCGGCGGGTTTTCGCGCCAGGGTGATCTATCACAATCGCTCGCGCCTTCCCGCGGCGGTCGAGCAGGCCTGCGCCGCCACCTATGTGGACAAGGCGCAGCTCCTGACGGAGGCGGATCACCTCATCCTGGTCGTTCCGTATACGCCGGAGAGCCACCACGCGATCGGCGAGGCCGAACTGCAGGCGATGAAGCGCTCCGCGACGCTGGTGAACGTGGCCCGTGGCGGCGTCGTCGACGATGTTGCCTTGGCCCGGGCGCTGGCGCGAGGGACGATTGCCGCGGCGGCGCTCGACGTGTTCGAAGGCGAGCCCGCGCTGCATCCCAGCCTGCTCGCTTTGGACAATATCGTGCTCAGTCCGCACATCGCGAGCGCGAGCCGCGACACACGTCGCGATATGGCGGCGCTGGCTGTGGACAATGTGCTGGCGGCGTTCGGGCATGGTCCCCACGCCGGCCGGCCGCCCACGATCCTCAATCCGGGTGTGCTGGCCGACGCCAGCTGA
- a CDS encoding aspartate-semialdehyde dehydrogenase → MSKKTSYKVAMVGATGAVGETLLSILAERDFPVSELVPLASERSAGGTIDFNGKPVVVQDLAKYDFDGVDIAFFSAGGSVSREHAPRAAAAGAVVIDNTSEFRYQDDIPLVVSEVNPHAIADYTVRGIIANPNCSTMQMLVALAPIHREAGIERINVATYQSVSGAGRSGMEELGKQTAQMLNFQEVETVKFPKQIAFNVIPHIDEFQANGYTKEEMKMVWETRKILEDPSIQVNPTAVRVPVFYGHAEAVHIETRDKISAERARELLEQAPGIVVQDERKAGGYPTPVGDAAGKDPVFVGRIRDDISHERGLDLWIVADNIRKGAALNAVQIAEILIEDYL, encoded by the coding sequence ATGAGCAAGAAGACGAGTTACAAGGTAGCCATGGTGGGTGCGACCGGCGCGGTCGGTGAAACCCTCCTGTCGATCCTCGCCGAGCGGGACTTCCCCGTGAGCGAGCTGGTGCCCCTGGCGAGCGAGCGCTCGGCGGGCGGTACGATCGATTTCAACGGAAAACCGGTCGTCGTCCAGGATCTTGCCAAATACGACTTCGACGGCGTGGACATCGCCTTCTTTTCCGCAGGCGGCTCGGTCAGCCGGGAGCACGCGCCGCGTGCGGCCGCTGCGGGTGCCGTGGTGATCGACAACACCTCGGAGTTTCGCTACCAGGACGACATTCCGCTGGTGGTGTCCGAGGTCAACCCGCACGCCATTGCCGACTACACCGTGCGCGGCATCATCGCCAATCCGAACTGCTCCACGATGCAGATGCTGGTCGCGCTGGCGCCGATCCATCGTGAAGCGGGTATCGAGCGCATCAACGTTGCCACCTATCAGTCCGTGTCCGGCGCGGGGCGCAGCGGCATGGAGGAACTGGGCAAGCAGACCGCCCAGATGCTCAATTTCCAGGAAGTGGAAACGGTCAAGTTCCCGAAGCAGATCGCGTTCAACGTGATCCCGCACATCGACGAATTCCAGGCCAACGGCTACACCAAGGAAGAAATGAAGATGGTCTGGGAGACCCGGAAGATCCTCGAAGACCCATCCATCCAGGTGAACCCGACGGCCGTTCGCGTCCCCGTGTTCTACGGGCATGCCGAAGCCGTGCACATCGAGACGCGCGACAAGATCAGTGCCGAGCGCGCGCGCGAACTGCTCGAGCAGGCGCCGGGCATCGTCGTGCAGGACGAGCGCAAGGCGGGCGGGTATCCCACGCCGGTCGGCGACGCGGCAGGCAAGGACCCGGTCTTCGTCGGTCGCATCCGTGACGACATCTCGCACGAACGTGGCCTCGATCTGTGGATCGTTGCGGACAACATCCGCAAGGGTGCGGCGCTGAATGCCGTGCAGATCGCCGAGATCCTGATCGAGGACTACCTGTAA